TttgaaataataaacaatagTATTAATAATGAGATAAACAGAATTTACAATAATAGATTATACATTGCACACGTAATAATGAGGACAACGTATGTCACAAAGGTTCTTAATTATAACATCGAAAGAACATTAACTCAAAGCATCAGCATATATGCACATACAAACTGTTATTCATTATAACATCTTGGCTCCATCTCACAGCATAGACGACAATGTTTGAGTGTAAACCGTAACATACAAAACCCAACACAAATATCTTCTGTACTGTTAAATATTGGGATGGTATCTCATCTCATTATTAAACACTTTCAACATTATCTTGTTGTCTCCTTGTTTGGGAACTCTCATCTTTGACACTAAGGAATATGTGAAGATACTAagatcatttatttttttatttcctagTTGCATTTGCAATTGTTCACATATTCTTTCagtacacgcaaaaaaattgaaagtttAAGGAAAATTGAATTATGAgaataaggaaacaaaggataAATTTTCtgtgaacaataaaatattatataatatCTCAAATCTTCTGCAGTGATTCACCACATgtggaaaatatatgcaATAGTTACATAACACTGACAACACTGaataaaggaatatattCAATATACTCAATATAGTCAATATATTTAATGCAAATATTACATGGAATATAAGAAGTGTAAGGAATCAaaggaatataaaaaataaaatgtaatGGAGAATGATGGAAACTTAAGATACATCTATGTGAGCATAGCGTTGTGTGAGTAGAAATCATGTGCATATTTTATCTTAATCTTTCCCTATATTGTACTCACTCACTCGTAAAATTTAATCATGGAAATAAAGTTTAGGGAATAGTAAAGTTGTTCTTCCACTCGCATCAAGACACAAATACATGCTTTCTGTCATTGGAAATCATGTGTCTTTATTAAATTGTAGTATccaataatgaaaaagaagtactCTATTACTATATCACTCATCATTTCCTACATCCCTAAATATATCGCATATTGTCACTAtacatattctttttctttttcatatacCAAACAACaatcatatattatttacttcctttctttaacctgatgtcgtaatgttccttttggaagatacaaataaataattgtACAAATATTAACACAAGAGTAAtgatagaagaaaagaattacCTTAAGGAAACTACATGGAACTTCCATTATATAAGATACTACACTTCatataagggggaaatacgTAACAGTGGTTGTATCTCTTATTTTGTCCTCAGTGTATCGGCAATCCTTCAGTAGACGCTGCTTTGCAACTGATTTCTTTTATGGATTAAGTTAGTCAGCAGTGTTGAGACAGGTTCCCCCGCATGAGGAGTGAAGGGACAAAACAATATTCCTACCTTCTAACCTATTGAACAAGAATGTCTCAAACAATATCATTTGTCCCTATTTATTTCTGCAGATGCAAATGCTATTGATGGGTGAGATACATCTAAACAGCAACGGATATAACTATACTCATACAGTGtttctttgatttcttcTCGTCACCACAGTTCTGTTGggttacaaatatatacacagcaCTCCACTTTGTGGCTATAAGTCTCTTTAATATTTGAATGAAATCCTGCCTATCGCTACTGCAATATTTCACACTCTGTGAGGGACACTgatatttgcttctttcgtcCATTTCATATTTTGATAGTTATGTAAATATCTTATGTGCAATCCATCTCCTttccaaaataaataaaaagaaagataaaagcaTAAGCAATTATCGACATAAAAACTGGAATGAGTCTCTCGGTTACACGTCGCACGCTTCTAACATATAGACATGCTGCATGTAacctatttttgttgtttcatgcATGTGTCAGTatgataaaatgaaaatagtcTCATGTTTCTCCTTGTGCTTTTGTATTGCATAAACTACTGGACTCGTCATCTCTTCCATCTATTCATCACACAGGAGTTGTTCACTTGCTTTACATGTAGCATACagtaaaaatacaaaatatcaAATTATTAAATTAATACTTCACTATAAGCAATAAAGCTTActtgattttgtttatttcatttatATCTGAGTTGAATTACATATGTTAATGAAATTATTCCACTACTCAAAGATACAAACACtttattgatatatatatatatatatatagagagagagagagagaatggTTTTGAGACACACCACATATCAGTTCTTCAACATTACATATGTGTAAATCCATATTTACAAAAGGTACAGCTTTTGAATATCTGCATAATTATTTGAAGTATTATTATCTAATGAAGTGAACAGTAGATGTCACTAAAATgcaaatagtaataatccTCTGAAAGGCATAAATACTGTTTCACACAATACTCTAAAGTAATGCAGCGCTATGCCATGAATACTTCCACAGAAGATACAACAACTAATGTGCGATAGTTAGTCATAATGATGCCTTCCATGTGATGAACTCTGCAATACAAATCATACGTTGAACAGAAACTAAAACATTAAATactaaatataaatacatggGGAAGTGATGTAAACTATAAGAGGGTTTATGTACGTCAAGAAAGTTTCATTAGAATACAATAATAGTTTTGAATTTTATTAGACAACTTAAAGCTTAACCACATGTGTGGAAACAACAATCACTTCACTATAGCATTTGTAGATTAGTGATTGTTactgaaataaatgaaaaaaaacaaatgaagtaaaTACGGCAAGCACTGCATCCCATATTCTGTATTCATCACTGTGTGCTGACGCGTTTGAGTAGCTTTGCCcattgacagaaaaaaaaataataaataaatgaaatctCTTCTTGCATCTTGCACAAGTGtatttcaacaaaacaaagacgtAAAAGAAATTTTATGCTTAATATATTTACTCATTTATTTGAAGGAAAGGTACAATAGCCAAAAAACTATAAAGGTGCATGTGAGTTATACTTCATTGTCAGATAAagttaacttcacaaccctcctgaaacacaaaaggaaaattaaaagaattacaatgaagaaacagaaggaatacaatatgttttttccaaCCTCTAACATGTTATATGTAAAAGTGACGAAATGGTCTTCACAATAGGATGCTACTCATGACCTCATTTCCGTGTGAATGCTGGTGCATCTcgatattttctctcttcatgATACGCTATTATAAGCTCTTTCTGTATCTTGTTATCAAATGTTATTTGATACTGGTCAATACCATCCCAAAATACTTGTGTTTCCTCAGTTTGTTGCTCAGCATcagcggtgttgttgttcacacATCGTTGCCGCGTCTTAATCACACCACCATAAATAGCATTAACATATATCATCTCCCATGCCATGTTACGAGAAAAGGTATCCCAATCGGAAAAATACCTTGCAATGTTTGTCATAAATTCCTGTAACTCTGAAAcacttgcttctttcctgtaaTTATCTGTTATTTGAATAAGCACAATAGTCTTTGAGGCAACTCCCAGTTGTGGAAAACCATCCCGCATATCCGCAACCCTTCTAGAGCAATcttccacaaagaaaaagccatCCACAAAAAGCTCACTCTCCTCCAATGACCTGTAGAGCACTTTGTATTTACAGTTTCCAATTGCATTCTGTCCAGTTTTTGGTAAGAACATTTGTTCAACAAGTTGAAACTGTTGTGGGGTCATATCTTTCAGGATGCTACGCTTGTCTTCCGTCTCTCCGAGTCTTCGGAGGTAGTTCAAATGTTTTGTGACCACACAAAAGACTCcaggaaagagaagtgaaaccAAAGCCCTTGTTTCAAGCGAGTAGGCTCCGACCTTACCGTATACGCTTTCACTATGTTTCTCAACCATCAGTGTTGCAACAGTTGAAAACAGCGTACAGAGTATCATATTCCCAATGGCAACTGATAGAGGTCTACAGTGGTATGATTCGAGGTTTCCATATCTGCTCCTCTCCCGTACAATCTTTATTAACGATTCTGTGAAATGATTACCTTTCCAttcaaaatattttcccaTCATCATATCATAGCCATCTCGTCTATTACAACTGAGACTGCTTAGATACCTTATTACCGCCGCCTCACGACGGCCAGCTCCATTACTGAAAACATAACGAGGCAGCGGCCCCACAAAGTCAACACGTCTCTCCACCAACCTCCACTCATCCTCTAGTTCTTCCTTAACCTTCGCACGAGCATTTTCATCGAGAGTCGTATAGTTGGGAAATAGGGACAGTTTCTTCCAGGCCACAAACGCCTTAATGTCACGTACGTCATCGCAGTTTAAAATTATCCTTGTTTGTTCCAGGTTCTTCATCCAGTACTTGTAGCGAACTCCATCTGGGGTTGCGAGGACAGTCACACCCCAAACATTTCTTGGGATCTCATAAGGCAGAGTCTCCTTAGGACTAttaatatcaaaaataatatgccctctttttttcaaacGCATTTCTTCAATAACATTAATAACGTCTTCTCTCTCGTACAATAcaaccctcccttcctcattCCCCTTCTTGTTGTATATAAGGTAAGCGTCCACATCCGTGAAATACACAACGacatcaagcattccttcatggaagtgaagtagggaatgaagtaaaaatgatccaactcCACATGATTTTCCAATACCAGATATACCAATGAcaatgtgtgttggtggtgtgctctctgtcttttccacccaccatGCATTTAATTTTCGTTGTATTATATACCACACACGCATCATTTCACGACGGACGTAAATATGACCTCCATTTCCCCCATATAAACTAATGAGACAACATTGAAATCCGCATGATGGCTAACCCATCTTTGATGTAAGGACAAAGATCTCCAGGCCAGTGGGTCTCTCCTCAAGTTCCGCATCAACTTCACAATGTTCAGGAGTTATAtccacttcttcttccgtcCATATGTGTTGTGGTCTTCCAAAgaataccttcataccgaGTGGCTCTTGATTATAACctgacatcacataactccactTCGCATAATACAGAGACTCAtataactcctcttcacgagatttcctttttccagtTACCGATGGATTCTGCATCTGTCGTCCACCTCGTTCCTGCACTTCACCTTGTGCACGATTAAACCGTTCGTTAAACACATTCTGAGTATTTCCCAtattgccgttgttttgaaTCATTCCTATCtcaaaataataactttAAATAGGTAATATTGCGTTACTTTCTGaacatatatgtgtgtgtgtgtgttaaatcaaatagtaaaatgaagggaatgatGTGTACACACTATCAagcaacacatatatacagttCATGAATATCATAAACTAACAGAACAAATTATAACCTCTCCTTACAGTTAAACCCCTTCACAACCCCTTGCATATATTGAATAGTGACGTTCAATCAATTAAATATTCTGTATGAAAGCATGAGTAATAAGATTTTTAGATATGAGAGATAACAAACACGAAACCATAAGTGAAGAATACTACTatttcatataatataatatgtatgcatatagTATAACATGTCATACTTTttgaaataataaacaatagTATTAATAATGAGATAAACAGAATTTACAATAATAGATTATACATTGCACACGTAATAATGAGGACAACGTATGTCACAAAGGTTCTTAATTATAACATCGAAAGAACATTAACTCAAAGCATCAGCAAACATGCACATACAAACTGTTATTCATTATAACATCTTGGCTCCATCTCACAGCATAGACGACAATGTTTGAGTGTAAACCGTAACATACAAAACCCAACACAAATATCTTCTGTACTGTTAAATATTGGGATGGTATCTCATCTCATTATTAAACACTTTCAACATTATCTTGTTGTCTCCTTGTTTGGGAACTCTCATCTTTGACACTAAGGAATATGTGAAGATACTAagatcatttatttttttatttcctagTTGCATTTGCAATTGTTCACATATTCTTTCagtacacgcaaaaaaattgaaagtttAAGGAAAATTGAATTATGAgaataaggaaacaaaggataAATTTTCtgtgaacaataaaatattatataatattttaaatCTTCTGCAGTGATTCACCACATgtggaaaatatatgcaATAGTTACATAACACTGACAACACTGaataaaggaatatattCAATATAGTCAATATAGTCAATATATTTAATGCAAATATTACATGGAATATAAGAAGTGTAAGGAATCAaaggaatataaaaaataaaatgtaatGGAGAATGATGGAAACTTAAGATACATCTATGTGAGCATAGCGTTGTGTGAGTAGAAATCATGTGCATATTTTATCTTAATTTTTCCCTATATTGTACTCACTCACTCGTAAAATTTAATCATGGAAATAAAGTTTAGGGAATAGTAAAGTTGTTCTTCCACTCGCATCAAGACACAAATACATGCTTTCTGTCATTGGAAATCATGTGTCTTTATTAAATTGTAGTATccaataatgaaaaagaagtactCTATTACTATATCACTCATCATTTCCTACATCCCTAAATATATCGCATATTGTCACTAtacatattctttttctttttcatatacCATACAACaatcatatattatttacttcctttctttaaaCTGATGTCGTAATGTTCCTTTTGGaagatacaaataaataattgaACAAATATTAACACAAgagtaataatagaagaaaagaattacCTTAAGGAAACTACATGGAACTTCCATTATATAAGATACTACACTTCatataagggggaaatacgTAACAGTGGTtgtatcttttatttgtccTCAGTGTATCGGCAATCCTTCAGTAGACACTGCTTTGCAACTGATTTCTTTTATGGATTAAGTTAGTCAGCAGTGTTGAGACAGGTTCCCCCGCATGAGGAGTGAAGGGACAAAACAATATTCCTACCTTCTAACCTATTGAACAAGAATGTCTCAAACAATATCATTTGTCCCTATTTATTTCTGCAGATGCAAATGCTATTGATGGGTGAGATACATCTAAACAGCAACGGATATAACTATACTCATACAGTGtttctttgatttcttcTCGTCACCACAGTTCTGTTGggttacaaatatatatacagcaCTCCACTTTGTGGCTATAAGTCACTTTAATATTTGAATGAAATCCTGCTTATCGCTACTGCAATATTTCACACTCTGTGAGGGACACTgatatttgcttctttcgtcCATTTCATATTTTGATAGTTATGTAAATATCTTATGTGCAATCCATCTCCTttccaaaataaataaaaagaaagataaaagcaTAAGCAATTATCGACATAAAAACTGGAATGAGTCTCTCGGTTACACGTCGCACGCTTCTAACATATAGACATGCTGCATGTAacctatttttgttgtttcatgcATGTGTCAGTatgataaaatgaaaatagtcTCATGTTTCTCCTTGTGCTTTTGTATTGCATAAACTACTGGACTCGTCATCTCTTCCACCTATTCATCACACAGGAGTTATTCACTTGCTTTACATATAGCATATagtaaaaatacaaaatatcaAATTATTAAATTAATACTTCACTATAAGCAATAAAGCTTActtgattttgtttatttcatttatAGCTGAGTTGAATTACATATGTTAATGAAATTATTCCACTACTCAAAGATACAAGCACtttattgatatatatatatatatagagagagagagagagagagaatggTTTTGAGACACACCACATATCAGTTCTTCAACATTACATATGTGTAAATCCATATTTACAAAAGGTACAGCTTTTGAATATCTGCATAATTATTTGAAGTATTATTATCTAATGAAATGAACAGTAGATGTCACTGAAATgcaaatagtaataattCTCTGAAAGGCATAAATACTGTTTCATACAATACTCTAAAGTACTGCAGCGCTGTGCCATGAATACTTCCACAGAAGATACAACAACTAATGTGCGATAGTTAGTCATAATGATGCCTTCCATGTGATGAACTCTGCAATACAAATCATACGTTGAACAGAAACTAAAACATTAAATACTAAATATAAATGCATGGGGGAGTGATGTAAACTATAAGAGGGGTTATGTACGTCAAGGAAGTTTCATTAGAATACAATAATAGTTTTGAATTTTATTAGACAACTTAAAGCTTAACCACATGTGTGGAAACAACAATCACTTCACTATAGCATTTGTAGATTAGTGATTGTTactgaaataaatgaaaaaaaacaaatgaagtaaaTACGGCAAGCACTGCATCCCATATTCTGTATTCATCACTGTGTGCTGACGCGTTTGAGTAGCTTTGCCcattgacagaaaaaaaaataataaataaatgaaatctCTTCTTGCATCTTGTACAAGTGtatttcaacaaaacaaagacgtaaaagaaattttatgcttaatatatttactcatttatttgaaggaaaggtacaataacaaaaaaactatAAAGGTGCATGTGAGTTATACTTCATTGTCAGATAAagttaacttcacaaccctcctgcaacacaaaaggaaaattaaaagaattacaatgaagaaacagaaggaatacaatatgttttttccaaCCTCTAACATGTTATATGTAAAAGTGACGAAATGGTCTTCACAATAGGATGCTACTCATGACCTCATTTCCGTGTGAATGCTGGTGCATCTcgatattttctctcttcatgATACGCTATTATAAGCTCTTTCTGTATCTTTTTATCAAATGTTATTTGATACTGGTCAATACCATCCCAAAATACTTGTGTTTCCTCAGTTTGTTGCTCAGCATcagcggtgttgttgttcacacATCGTTGCCGCGTCTTAATCACACCACCATAAATAGCATTAACATATATCATCTCCCATGCCATGTTACGAGAAAAGGTATCCCAATCGGAAAAATACCTTGCAATGTTTGTCATAAATTCCTGTAACTCTGAAAcacttgcttctttcctgtaaTTATCTGTTATTTGAATAAGCACAATAGTCTTTGAGGCAACTCCCAGTTGTGGAAAACCATCCCGCATATCCGCAACCCTTCTAGAGTAATcttccacaaagaaaaagcctCCACAAAAAGCTCACTCTCCTCCAATGACCTGTAGAGCACCTTGTATTTACAGTTTCCAATTGCATTCTGTCCAGTTTTTGGTAAGAACATTTGTTCAACAAGTTGAAACTGTTGTGGGGTCATATCTTTCAGGATGCTACGCTTGTCTTCCGTCTCTCCGAGTCTTCGGAGGTAGTTCAAATGTTTTGTGACCACACAAAAGACTctaggaaagagaagtgaaaccAAAGCCCTTGTTTCAAGCGAGTAGGCTCCGACCTTACCGTATTCCATCATGAATTCATGGGATGACATACTTTCCGCAACATCTGCAAACAGCGTACAGAGTATCATATTCCCAATGGCAACTGATAGAGGTCTACAGTGGTATGATTCGAGGTTTCCATATCTGCTCCTCTCCCGTACAATCTTTATTAACGATTCTGTGAAATGATTACCTTTCCAttcaaaatattttcccaTCATCATATCATAGCCATCTCGTCTATTACAACTGAGACTGCTTAGATACCTTATTACCGCCGCCTCACGACAGCCAGCTCCATTACTGAAAACATAACGAGGCAGCGGCCCCACAACGTCAACACGTCTCTCCACCAACCTCCACTCATCCTCTAGTTCTTCCTTAACCTTCAAACGAGCATTTTCATCGAGAGTTGTATAGTTGGGAAATAGGGACAGTTTCTTCCAGGCCACAAACGCCTTAATGTCACGTACGTCATCGCAGTTTAAAATTATCCTTGTTTGTTCCAGGTTCTTCATCCAGTACTTGTAGCGAACTCCATCTGGGGGTGCGAGGACAGTCACACCCCAAACATTTCTTGGGGTCTCATAAGGCGGAGTCTCATCAGGTCCATCAGtatcaaaaataatatg
This sequence is a window from Trypanosoma brucei gambiense DAL972 chromosome 7, complete sequence. Protein-coding genes within it:
- a CDS encoding retrotransposon hot spot (RHS) protein, putative; this translates as MMRVWYIIQRKLNAWWVEKTESTPPTHIVIGISGIGKSCGVGSFLLHSLLHFHEGMLDVVVYFTDVDAYLIYNKKGNEEGRVVLYEREDVINVIEEMRLKKRGHIIFDINSPKETLPYEIPRNVWGVTVLATPDGVRYKYWMKNLEQTRIILNCDDVRDIKAFVAWKKLSLFPNYTTLDENARAKVKEELEDEWRLVERRVDFVGPLPRYVFSNGAGRREAAVIRYLSSLSCNRRDGYDMMMGKYFEWKGNHFTESLIKIVRERSRYGNLESYHCRPLSVAIGNMILCTLFSTVATLMVEKHSESVYGKVGAYSLETRALVSLLFPGVFCVVTKHLNYLRRLGETEDKRSILKDMTPQQFQLVEQMFLPKTGQNAIGNCKYKVLYRSLEESELFVDGFFFVEDCSRRVADMRDGFPQLGVASKTIVLIQITDNYRKEASVSELQEFMTNIARYFSDWDTFSRNMAWEMIYVNAIYGGVIKTRQRCVNNNTADAEQQTEETQVFWDGIDQYQITFDNKIQKELIIAYHEERKYRDAPAFTRK
- a CDS encoding retrotransposon hot spot (RHS) protein, putative; translation: MIQNNGNMRNTQNVFNERFNRAQGEVQEQGGRQMQNPSVTGKRKSREEELYESLYYAKWSYVMSGYNQEPLGMKVFFGRPQHIWTEEEVDITPEHCEVDAELEERPTGLEIFVLTSKICNPSCGFQCSLISLYGGNGGHIYVRREMMRVWYIIQRKLNAWWVQKTESTPPTHIVIGISGIGKSCGVGSFLLHSLLHFHEGMLDVVVYFTDAKAYLIYNKKGNEEGRVVLYKRKDATNVIKEMRLKKRGHIIFDTDGPDETPPYETPRNVWGVTVLAPPDGVRYKYWMKNLEQTRIILNCDDVRDIKAFVAWKKLSLFPNYTTLDENARLKVKEELEDEWRLVERRVDVVGPLPRYVFSNGAGCREAAVIRYLSSLSCNRRDGYDMMMGKYFEWKGNHFTESLIKIVRERSRYGNLESYHCRPLSVAIGNMILCTLFADVAESMSSHEFMMEYGKVGAYSLETRALVSLLFPRVFCVVTKHLNYLRRLGETEDKRSILKDMTPQQFQLVEQMFLPKTGQNAIGNCKYKVLYRSLEESELFVEAFSLWKITLEGLRICGMVFHNWELPQRLLCLFK